The Humulus lupulus chromosome 7, drHumLupu1.1, whole genome shotgun sequence region GTTTGGATGAATTGTTAAGACTTTTGAATGATATGTTTCCTTTAGATAATATGATCCCCAAGTCTATGTATGAGGTTCGAAAATTTCTTCGATTATTTGATTTAGGATATGAAAAGATTCATGCGTGTGTTAATGATTGCTGTTTGTttagaaaagataaagaaaacttgCAAGAATGTCCAACATGTGGAACTTCACGTTGGATGTCAGATAAGCTGACTAAAAAGGTTCGACACGGTGTCCCAGCAAAAGTTTTGAGGTACTTTCCTATAATCCCTAGGTTGAAACGGATGTTCATGTCTAAAAGAATTTCAAAGGAATTAAgatggcatcacaacaataaaagTTGCGATGGAAAAATGCGTCACCCAGTGGATTCAGCAGCATGGGAGCTAGTCAATGATAAATGGCCATCATTTTCAAATGAAGAGAGAAATATTAGACTTGGCCTTTCCACAGATGGATTTAACCCATTTAGTAATTTAAGTTCTAAGTATAGTGTTTGGCCTGTTTTGTTGGCCATGTACAACTTACCCCCATGGTTGAAACAGgagaatattttattatcaatgttaATTCCAAGACCTAAACAGCCtgggaatgatattgatatatactTAGAACCCCTCGTAGAGGACTTGAAATTATTATGGAATGAGGGTGTCGATGCTCATGATGCATTGGACAATACAAATTTCAAGTTGCGGGCTATTTTGATGTGGACAATCCAAGATTTTCCAGCATACGGGAACCTTGCTGGTTGTAAAAATAAGGGATGTTTTAGTTGTCCCCTATGTGGTTATGGTACTCATTCAAAGTGGCTAAAACATAGTGGGAAGTTTTCATATCGAGGTCATCGTAAATTTCTTAAAGAGGACCATCCATTTCGGAGTACAAGAAGTTGGTTTGATGGAGAAGTTGAGCATGGAAATCCGCCAAGAATCATGAATGGGACTACAATTGCTGAACACCTTAAAGattttgtgaatgtttggggaaaatccacttcaaagaaaaggaaacaaaatgattcaaaagaaaatgTGGAAAAAACGATCCATATTTTTTCAGTTACCTTATTGGAAGGTTAGCACATTCTTACTATAAAAtttttgtgtaaattattgtttttggaggaatttcattagttatttcttttgcaatttttttaggaattgtatgttcgtcacaatttggatgtgatgcacatagagaaaaatgtttgtgaaagcatctATAATACATTGCTAGATGTTGCTGAAAAAAGTAAAAATGGACTAAAAGCTCGCTTGGATTTGCAACATATGGGTATTAGGAGTGCATTACACCCACAAGAGAAGGGGACTAGAACCTATCTTCCTGCAGCTTTACCACACTATCAAAGCTTGAGaaagaattattttgtaaaaggTTGTTCTCATTGAAAGTACCTGATGGATATAGCTCAAATATTCGAAATTGTGTTTCAATGGAACAATGCAAGCTCATGGGTCTTAAGTCACACGATTGCCACAttttgatgcaacaattactacCGGTGGCTATAAAAGGATTGATGCCATTGGGTCCAAGAGATGCTATAATAAGATTATGCACGTTCTTTAATCGAATATGTCAACGTGTTCTTGATAGAGAAAGCATAATGACATTAGAAAATGATGTTATTGAAACTTTATGCTTACTAGAGAGattctttccaccatcattttttgatGTCATGATTCACTTAGTGGTTCATATCGGACGAGAAACACGACTATGTGGACCAgtccaatttcgatggatgtatccatttgagaggtgaatcactaagacttaattgttttgtttattctTATTAGTTTATGTGAACATTCTATTAATGATGAGAAATTGTGTGATTAATAGACGCATGAAGATATTGAAAGATTATGTCAGAAATCGAGCAAGGCCTGAAGGTTGTATTGCAGAGTGTTATATTGCAGATGAGTGTGTGAGCTTTTGTAATGAATTCACTGACCATTCAATTGAACTAAACACAAAAGAAGGTCGAAATGAAGAGTGGTCAAATGATGTGATACTTGAAGGTCGTCCAATTTCTAGGAGGAAAGAAATTATACTGACAGATGAGTTGTTAGAAATTGCACATCGATACATTCTGTTAAATACATCTGTTGTGGAGCCTTTTCTAGAGTAAGTGTCTATtattagaaattattattttttatattaaaaatgtagtaatactaactcattggtcctataaattaggattcacttagaggagttgaaaaaaacaaacaaaatatatgagagaAATAGTGGATTACTTTGGAAGAAACATATACAAACTTTTTCAACATGGATGAAGGAAAAGGTAAATTAATGCAAACTAACTGGTTCATATCAGTTGTTTTAAATATCATTAAGAAAATTAACAATGTCATACTATTATTTGCATTCCTCAACTTGTGATGAAACTGATTTGTTGAAACAGCTAGCATATGGACCTAGAAAACATGCTGCTTCTTACACTGGATATATTATCAATGGTCAAAGATTCCATGTACATGACATTGAGAAGTCCACACACAATAGTGGTGTCTCAACTGAAGCTACAACTATGTGTAGATCTAGTGCCAAAGATGTATCTCAAGTTCCTAATTTAGTTTCATACTATGGGGTTATAAGggagataatcttgttagattaaTATATAGTTCAGATTCCAATTTTCAAATGTGATTGGGCAAATGTCCCTAACGGTGTTAGGGTGGAGGATAGTCTTACTTTAGTTAATCTACACCAAAGTCAATGGTCTGTTGGTAGAGACCCTTTTATTTTAGCCTCACAAGCTAAACAAGTCTTCTACTCAAGAGAACATGATTCTTCCAAGTCTTCTAAACAAGTTTTCTGActtttgttatatgttttttttttgtgataattgataatatgttgttatatatgatttttgcaaCTCATAAAAAATCTTACTAATTATAGAAACGGTTGATCAGAAACTAGTCAAAGAGTTTGCCAAGTACAAGATATGTcacctccatctacaaaaggaaagaggccaaaacacatacctacaggaaaattagttaaaatcctcaatgaaaagaggaagagctttagactaaatttgaaaatggataaggttgttgaagagagataTACTAAGGATGTGTCTCCAAAGAAAAAGACACGTAGAATGATTGTAAGAAATgactcttctgatgaagaagaagtACCCATCTCCCCTATGACAAGGAGATCTCTTAAAAATCTATTTGAGGTTGAACAACCAATAGACTCTCTTGAAAAAATAGTGAGACCACCTACTAATGACCTAATTTCTCCATTCTTAGCTTCAATGACAGCCACTAGGGGATCTATTAAAAGAGTGGTTGAAGTAGAAATTAGTCCTTCAAATGACCATGCCATCTCACCAACAGCCACAAGAAAATCACAATGCCTACAAATCCCAGAAAACCCAAATGAAACAATTGTTGAAAACTTGCCAGACACATTTGTTGAAAACTTGCCTGACGAACAAGAACTACTTGAAGAAGTTGTTGCACCTATTACCCAAAAGAGAACTAGAGGCCCTAGTAAAATGAAGTCTATTGCAATAGACAGTGATGGTCGTTTGGAAGTTAAGTTTAACTCaaagggacaaccaataggtgcaacatcaatatctttgtcttcatttttgggtgcacttgttagagaaattgtaccagtaacaataaaatattggagGAAGATTCCTCTAGGAATGAAAGAGGTCTTATGGAAATCTATTCAGGTATATATACTCAGGTTTTATGCATTGAACATGAAATTTGTTGAAATTCATTTACATTAATACTAACCTATTATTAATTTTACTAGGCAAGATATAAGGTTGACAAAGATTGGCAAAAGAActatatattcaaaagtatggcagatctttggagagcttcgaaatcaaggctagttactaaaataacaaaggcaccaaatgaagaagcaagattgaaactaaagcctgataatattaaatctatgaatgagtggaaaagttttgttaaggaaaaaaatagtgctgagtttaaggtattttattcttaacatcttataacccaatatatttatgattaaaatttatagtttaatgtctctattaactttatattcttaggctacaagcgagaatttaaaaaaaatacggATAAAGCAACTACCCCAAACTTGTAGTCGCAAAGGTTATGCAAGATTGATTGATGAATTGGTAAAGCCAAACATATTTACAGTTGTTTTATTATAGAatttggtttagatatttttttaatttattttgttattttgatAGATGAACCATAGTGAAACCAATACACCACCTTCTAGAGTTGATGTTTGGACCAAAGCACATAAGAAGAGAAATGGCGAACCAGTAAATTCAGAAGTGGGTGAAGCTTTTGTATACACCTTGCCCTTTCAAAATCATGTGACTTTAGTTTTAatttactcatttgtttgaatacatttattgatactatatatttttgaaggatttggttgaagaATATAAGAAAGATCCTGCTATGTCTTCAACTACAAGTGTTAATGAAGACATCCTCACAAAAGTCCTTGGTCCTGAAAAAAAATTCATACATGAGAGCTTTCGGAAGAGGAGTTACTCGGTCAAAGTTGCAAGTTGTGTCAGAAAGAGATGACCATTTGATGAAGATAGAAGGTCAATGCAAAGATTTGAAAGGcaaaatgcaacacatggagcaactcattgtttctttaatgaaaaatcaagtaagtattttgatgctgaaactatattttcatgtggctgaattgcaataataactaagattcatgtttaattttttggttagtctttacttttgtattttttttaattttgatgttgaattcatgtctttctatcttacttgtaaatagaatacatctactcagagcgaggagcaatcaaattctcatgttcattccactcaggtaattatgatactaattaaatgaaaatgataaaatctaaaacatataatattcaatataaaatcatttactgctgctgaatttttaatattgatatattgttagagtgtcaagaaccacacatttggctcaaaatgcaaaatattagattggattggatctggagaaattattgcagaaggttattttatctcaagtgacccaaaggatgaggttcaccatgttcctcttgggcctagtgctatgaaagtggggatagatcttgtgagaaagaatgatgcatttctgtggaggccttcaacaattatgtctactatagaagatgttgtaggtagtataattgcatggccagctgataaagttataattaggtaattaactttttttatgtactcttttagtttactataactttaagttgaagcattacttatttaaattttgttgtagctaaacaaatggactcacaacaaagacaagtgcacaaaggatgatgaattgaaggatggagcaggtttcacgcatggtttacttttgtgtatcttgtaatgtttctatttttcatttttgaagtaaaaattgttcaagattataaaactttattatgttatgctttcaaacttaagttagaactaagatctcatgaagtagacacattcatggtttgaattagttattgtttaatgtaatacttatggtttatcaatctattgagaattacattttatgattaattttgaatttttttttatcaaaatacaataatgaaaatattttaattaaaaaaaaaccatataagtatacttatcaaaataaaatttaaaattttattactatatgttatgatttaaaaacatattataagcgtaaaaaatcgttatggtttatataatataacaaattaaaaatgttatcaaaataatcaaatgtaacagttgaaaagtgttatgaaaaaagtacaagattaaacttcaaatttataaccaaaaactctatctaaatgttattatttgaatattatagcacctaaaaatgtgttattgaatagtttaagataacacgaacataacattcaaaaactgttatagaaaagactggacttttaataacatgggctacgttagcattttcagaagtgctatcaatagtcccggttagcagtttttaagtgttatgaatactgttttttcttgtagtgaaaggTGTTCAAAAAAAGTCCAATAGCCTCCGAGACCTTCCATTCTACTAACCCGGGTAGTAGAACCATCCCCGAGCCCTTAGTTTTGGGTTCCTAGCTCCCCAaacctaatttttctcatttccTCTATTTGAGTCGTGGTGCCCTTGAAAAAAGACTCGCGGcgcaacaagtcagagagccccaagcCCAAGACCACATGGCATTCATGGCGGCACCAAGTCGGTTCGAGGCACCTACTTGTCCGTCTGAGTTCATAAGAGTCTCAGCGCCCCAAGAAAAGAGCCGCAACGCAACATGGCGAACTCAGAAAACCAGCAATTTTAAAAATCTTCATTcctccaaaaaccatcccaaaataTGGTTTTCACCTGTTTtgaccataataatggtcccaACAGCTCATAAATTCTATAAACAATCTTAAACTAAGTtcaataaaacttaaaaaaatactataaaaccAAAACTACAACTCAAATAACTGagttacctctgattgagttcaaCCAAACTAAGTTTCCTTATGCTTATACGCTGTCAATCCACCAAAACTTGCCTCAAACCTCAAGGATCAAGTGTTTTCTAAGAAATTTTGAATTACttaaagtgagagagagagagaaagagagagagagagagagagagagagagagagagacagagaatTCCCTGTTTCATTGGTGTTTGCTCTATTTTTCCTCTGCTTCCTGAGTTGACAAACTCAGCTGCAAAATAGTCTAAGggtccaaatgaccaaaatgcccctatggcAAAACTTCTCCCTTAAAGCACACTATGGGAAAAACTGTCATTTTGCACTGTCGTCTCTCATTAAACATAAAATTTCAGTTAATTCCGCAAAGCCTGGAATATTACCAATAatcccaaaatatgactcatactccATTGAGTCCCGGTATCTCTCCGAATTATCGAAATACCATTTGGCTCACCCCCAGCCAGGTGTAAATTTCCCGTTgcgactaaaccactaacttgctcaaaaggaccgacttctgccgaatatctcaaatatatcaacataataatatggactcaatcacataatatcataaaattacaattagaccataaacgggtcaaaattacaaataatccCCTTCAAATAAAAGCGGGCATGtttcgcacatttaatacactaaAACATGCATAATCggctatataataatataactcatgctgCTCACGTAATCACCTCAATATAAAATTAATTCACACAATATCTACATATTATTCCAGTATTTCCCTCCAAGAcccctaatcaaggtactaagccttattaggaatatCGGGACGTTACACCTTTCCTTGCCATAAACTCATCAAATCTTCTATACCATTgtctttgtaatgacccactactctagacttttggaccattaacgaaactatacatacaaatccttaataaagcttacattgcgaaaataccataattttattaggtaacttgtaaaaataagagttaaaactTTACATAattcaaagcaggatatgggatcccattgttttaaaaagaaaacatagcTTAATTGAAATAAGAAAAGATTACAtcaataggtgcggaaaaattacacataaacccaaaaataaaagactacatcctcgaaatcgaactctcgactccttgaattccattcaccatcgatacacaatctccaagcatccacgaaccttaccgccactaatagctattttcctgcacatttaaacaaaaaggaatgagcctaatgcccagcaaggaaaatctaacacatacttcatgtacataaatttcataataaacataaagacataacataacacttattacatacacatactataatggccattattacttggggtcccatagactaaacaagtcatatgcccatgagattagtggggtcctactagctaagtaggtcatatgcccataatctatttggggtcttgctagtcatatgggtcatatgcccaagcctacaaacattcACATTTCATAACAtcttttataacatatttcatatcatagaacataagataacataagcataaaacatatagattctatcctattttccttaccaaagttaccgggatatgaggacagagttgggacttttggaacactcctaaaaccatatataacagggtgagtagatttgaagaaaaagaaatgataggaatggaaggactaaaccttgagaaaaataattaccaaaacattttttctcaagaacttagatttcctaaccaaaataaaaattaaggttagaggttgagtagaagactatgagaacttaaaagaacaagtacagaaatgaactagagttttgggttaccttgaagacttgtaagaccaatctacacctaaaaccgaaatactataaaaccttacttcccaaagtgtttgataagcttatgatgatcaagcttatgattccccaacccaggtgtttacactctcacactcacttagcacttgcagcctctgaacttagagcaaaagatgaataatggctgggtactaggtcctatctatagagtttaggaatgaaatgatcttaattttactttaataaaaataatagctttttaggtgaaaataatttgaattatcgttcagcagaggctgaagactcgttcaaaaagatgctggacttatcaagaggttgaagggctgaatggaaaacgatttcaaaatgtttcaaaatatactgaaggaggcgatatatcgccccctgtaggcgatatatcgcctgggccagtatgcccgaggctgtcgtgcatcgtctcgtgttttccgtgtctacgtgctacgatatatcgccccctatagctgcgatatatcggcacacgctgattaattaaacacgaaattacacatttttagctaagtttgaatggagtaaacagccttgactaagccctcaacgtattcaaagctgctgactgaccttagagcattcaaactttactccttattaaatttaatcctcaaaattcttaatccttaatcacccattcataacatgtgcttaaaatcctattggtccttatctaaaccttatagtataataaatattattcttaacatcagtcatataatcaaaccttaggttaacattaatattcttaaactataggttaaacttagaaaatctacaagtactactatgagttttcaaataattcccggtctaaaTAAAAAATCCACAGTTAAAAAGATGATACTATATATACTATAatgctactatctaactagctaagtaaagttcttggactctacagtcttGGAGATTGCTTTAAGCCATATAAATATCATTGCAAAAGATAAACTTTTTTTCTCATTACCTTTATGTTCAAAACCTTCTGGTTGCCTCATTAAGATCATGGATGGTACATTAGATATCTCCCTTTGACCaagtccttggttcttccaacagaccttaataaataaaatataaatatatttaaataacaataatatagctattagttcgggatatctgagagattcccgcggcagttgagaatgattcgggttgaagctttTACTGAGGCTTTACTTAAATAGAcagtaacttctgagattctgatccatGGACCgaccaaatcaatccccaaagtgactggtcggccaagacaactcaccggtcGGCACAAgcaaaagcactcctctagcacacctctggtctaacaagac contains the following coding sequences:
- the LOC133792587 gene encoding uncharacterized protein LOC133792587; amino-acid sequence: MSEKLAGYPEKLLCPCKVCRNLSHQCINILYEHLVIYGIDPTYKIWFHHGEELSRDDDVETMETFDSYNLFRATNIDGCDFESHLEGHDDTFMEKIEDADTPLYPQCTKYTKLSSIVALYKVKTTNGWSDKSLDELLRLLNDMFPLDNMIPKSMYEVRKFLRLFDLGYEKIHACVNDCCLFRKDKENLQECPTCGTSRWMSDKLTKKVRHGVPAKVLRYFPIIPRLKRMFMSKRISKELRWHHNNKSCDGKMRHPVDSAAWELVNDKWPSFSNEERNIRLGLSTDGFNPFSNLSSKYSVWPVLLAMYNLPPWLKQENILLSMLIPRPKQPGNDIDIYLEPLVEDLKLLWNEGVDAHDALDNTNFKLRAILMWTIQDFPAYGNLAGCKNKGCFSCPLCGYGTHSKWLKHSGKFSYRGHRKFLKEDHPFRSTRSWFDGEVEHGNPPRIMNGTTIAEHLKDFVNWFISDEKHDYVDQSNFDGFYVNILLMMRNCVINRRMKILKDYVRNRARPEGCIAECYIADECVSFCNEFTDHSIELNTKEGRNEEWSNDVILEGRPISRRKEIILTDELLEIAHRYILLNTSVVEPFLE